Genomic segment of Mucilaginibacter sabulilitoris:
CGCTATCGGTAATCATAACGGGTATTTTTTGCGCTGTTTGGTCTACAAAAGGGCTCTGGTTAATTGGGTCAAGCGGAGCAATTACCACACCCGCTATGCCATTTACCAAAAGATCATCAACTATCCTTTTCTGTTCTTCAGTAGCGCCATCGGTGGTGTATTTAAACACAACATTGTAGCCGGGCAATTCTGCATCGGCTTTTTTACAACCGGCTTCTGCAAATGTCCAGAAATCGGTTGCAGCGCCCGCAATGAACGCTATGGTAGGTGTTTGATCTCTTTTGCACCCGTTAAAAAGGCAGGAGATAAAAATGATAGCTAATGTAAAAGCCGAGGGTTTGCAATAAATTTTCATAGCTTAAAAATAAAGAAATCCGTTTATTAAAGCTTCAATACTCTGGTGTAACCTTTACAATGATATTTTTTTCGAACGACTCAATTGCAGCCTTGGCCAGTCGTAGCGCACGACGTCCCATTCTGGCGTTAACAGGCGGTTCCTGCCCTGCACGAAAAGCTTTCAGCATATCGTTGAAATGCTTGTCAAACGCGTAATGGAACATCCTGTCCTTATCATTAAAATATCCCGCCTGCCATACTTCGGCGGTTTCATTACCCACTTCCTGAAAGCTATATTTTTTAACGGTATCTTCTACAGTAATACGTGCTTTTGTTCCGTTTATTTCCAGAAAATGGGTTAAAGGATAGGCATATGAGGTATCATAACTGCCGGTCATACCGCCAACTGCCGCATTGCTGAAATGCAGGGAGATGGCGTATGAACTGAAACCCTTGTTCGCAGCATCTGAGGCATGCATGGCGATAGAATCTATTGGCCCGCAAAGATGTTCCAGCATGTCAAAACCATGGCATTGTGTTTCTATAAGGTTTTCCCATTGATGACATTCGGGGCCTTCGCCGCCAAAGCGCCAGGTGGCGTACACAATATTGCCCAGCTTCCCCTCTTTAATAGCCTGGTGAGCCTTTTCAATTGGTAAAGCCCAGCGATGGTTAAAATTGAGGGCGAAAAACAACTTTCTTTTTTCAGCCTCTTCTATCAGCGCGTCGGCCTCTTTCATGTCAAAAACCAACGGTTTCTCTACAAAAAGCGGAACGCCTGCTTTGATAAGGGCCATAGTAGGTTCATAATGATCTTTATTACCTAAGCACACGCTAACTAAATCGGGCTTTTCATTCGCCAGCATTTTATCAATACCGGTATAACTTCTTACGTTAAACTCATTTGCCCGTGCTTGGGTCCTTTCCGGGTTGCGGCCCATTATTGCACAAAAATCAACATCGGGGTGTTCTGCTAATATCCTTGCATGGTGCCATCCCCACCATTCGCCCGTACCTAATAATGCTATTTTAGTTTTCATTATGTTAATATTCAACTATTACTTTTCCTGAATTACGCTCTACAAAAATCCTGAATGCTTCTTCCAGTTCTAAAATGGGATAGGTATGGGTAATAATCTGATCTAAATAGTCCCTGTTTTTCAGGTACAGTTCCAGGTTACCTTTAAGTTCATTATAGCTGAAATATTCGCTGCCCAAAATGGCGCGTTCGGTTGCAATAAGATCGGGAGATATTTTTAGCTGCAGACCTTCACCATGACCAACACAAATTAATGTACCCCGCTGAGCAAGTAAATCCAATGCCGAGCGCCGGGCCACTTCCTTACCGCTGGAATCGATGGCGATATCTACTTCTTTAAAACCATGTTTAGCGGCGCTGTCGGCAAGTGAACCATTATTTAAATTAACAGGCAAGCCGCCAAGCTTCTTTGCAAGGTCAAGGCGATAGTCTACAACATCTGAAATCAGAACCGGGAAATCATTCCCATACATAATCTTCGCCATTGCCAGGATACCAAGTCCGATGGGACCGGCCCCAAGTACAATCATGGATACCGGCGACTGATGAACAAGCTGTGCCCTTTTTATAGCATGGCCGCCGGTGCCCATTATATCAAGCAATAAGGTTCCCTGAGTATATGATACATCATCAGGTATCGGGAAAAAAACATTTTCATTGATCACGCTATATGAACCGTAGCCCCCATCATGAGTAAAACCATAATCAGCTTGTTTGTCAAGGCATTGGTTGGTATTCCCTTGTTTGCAGTTTCTGCATTTGCCGCAATAACCCATTAAAAAAACTATACCACGGGTGCCTGCGCTTGTTGAGGTATTTTCACCGGCTTTTACAACAATTCCGGCAATTTCATGGCCCGGCGATATTTCCGTATTGCCGTTATAAAGGAATGGAAAATCTGAACCGCATAATGAATTGGCCATGTTTTTTAATAGCAACTGACCCGGGCCCGGCTGCGGAACGACTCTTTGTACAAAGTCGATTTTTTGCTTTCCTAAAAATCTTGCGAAATCCGCTTTCTCTGGAATTTCCTGAATTAAATTCTCGTTTGACATAATGTATAAAAAATAATAAGTTTATTACGACAGTCACAATTTGTACAACTGTATTTAAGGTTTATTTGCAGAGGCGGCTTATGCCCCTGTTTAGCAATGTTCTCAAAAATCAAATTTTAAAGAGGCTGTGCTTAATACTTGATTAGCCAGAAATTGAACAGATTTGATAAGTTTATTACTAATCATCAAAATGGATAATTTATACAGAAAACAAAGGTTGTTTTCTAACAAAAAGCGCTTTCTAAAACGTAGTTTTTACTGATGTACTGCTGCACATCTTTCAAATGTTCAAACAATGCGTCAGCATTGCATGTGGACTGGAACTCTTTTGTAAAACCCGGCTGCACAGCTATACAGGTAATACCTGCCGACTTTGCCGAATCAATACCTGTTTTAGTGTCTTCAATAACAATGCAATCCTGGGGTTTGTAGCCAAGCAATTGTATAGCGCGGGTGTAAGGCTCCGGATGTGGTTTGGCATGGCTCACATCGTTGCGGGTTATAATATGCCGGAAAACGTTTTTGATCCGGATCTTTTTTAAGATAACCGCTACTTCGGCTGTTGAACTGGAAGTTACCAGCACCAGCGGGACGTTTAATTGGTTAAAATGTGCAACTATTTCATCGGCGTAAGGCATTTGCTTAATATCTTCCGACTCAAAAGTATCAAGCATCATAGCTTCGCGCTTTTCGGCCATTTCGTCAAGCGTTATATCCAGCCGGTATTTTTCAATAAGCTTTTGAGCATTTACTTTCAAAGCTACGCCTGAATAATATTTCATGTAAACATCGTATTCCAGATGCTTGCCAAACAGGGCTAATAAGGAATTCCAGCATTTATAGTGACATATTTCAGAATCAATGAGGGTTCCGTCAAGATCAAAGAGGATCGCTTTGGTGTGTTTCATCCGCGAGATATAATTAGGTTTATATATAAATTTTAACAACAGCAGCCGGGGAATAATTACCTCCTTTGCCAATTGTTTATAAATTTAAAATTGGGATTTCCCCGAACCTGAAGTATTAACTGGATTGATGAAAAATTGACCGTTATTGACCAGTTTAAAAATTAATGTGCTTTTCTGGTAACGAAGTGCCTTTGATACTCCATCGGTGTAACACCTTTAAGCACTTTAAACTTGCGGTTAAAATAAGATACATTATTGAAACCCGACTCGATACTCACCTGCGAAATTCCCATGTTATTGCCCTGAAGTAACTTGCACGCATAGCCAATTCTTAAATCGATCATAAACTCTGACAAGGTTTTTCGTGTGAATTTTTTGAAGTACCGGCAAAAGGCCGAAGGTGATAAATATGCTATGGAAGCAACCTCATCAAGGGTAAGGTCCCTTTTAAAATTCTCGAGTATATATTCATAAACCTTACTCATCCGGGAGGATTCATCATGATTCAGGTTTTGGATGAAGGCAGGGCTCGACAGTAAAGTATAATCATTGGAAAGTGAAAGTAGGTGTAAAATATCCAGCAGATCGATGATCGTTTCTGTTAAACCTTTAGCGGTAAGGGCCTGTATTCTCTTCGTGAGATCAATCCTTGTCTGTCCGCTAAAAATTATCCCTTGTGATGATAGTTGAAACAGTTCTTTTATTTTTTTAAAAGGTTTCCG
This window contains:
- a CDS encoding AraC family transcriptional regulator; its protein translation is MRIFRENIISPDNLVVVKEESFKYNDFPFHSHPEYEIILILESTGRRIVGDSITEFSAVDLCMFGKNLPHTFYTKGLSDNEAIKQVVIQFHENFLGPGFFDRKPFKKIKELFQLSSQGIIFSGQTRIDLTKRIQALTAKGLTETIIDLLDILHLLSLSNDYTLLSSPAFIQNLNHDESSRMSKVYEYILENFKRDLTLDEVASIAYLSPSAFCRYFKKFTRKTLSEFMIDLRIGYACKLLQGNNMGISQVSIESGFNNVSYFNRKFKVLKGVTPMEYQRHFVTRKAH
- a CDS encoding alcohol dehydrogenase catalytic domain-containing protein, giving the protein MSNENLIQEIPEKADFARFLGKQKIDFVQRVVPQPGPGQLLLKNMANSLCGSDFPFLYNGNTEISPGHEIAGIVVKAGENTSTSAGTRGIVFLMGYCGKCRNCKQGNTNQCLDKQADYGFTHDGGYGSYSVINENVFFPIPDDVSYTQGTLLLDIMGTGGHAIKRAQLVHQSPVSMIVLGAGPIGLGILAMAKIMYGNDFPVLISDVVDYRLDLAKKLGGLPVNLNNGSLADSAAKHGFKEVDIAIDSSGKEVARRSALDLLAQRGTLICVGHGEGLQLKISPDLIATERAILGSEYFSYNELKGNLELYLKNRDYLDQIITHTYPILELEEAFRIFVERNSGKVIVEY
- a CDS encoding Gfo/Idh/MocA family protein — its product is MKTKIALLGTGEWWGWHHARILAEHPDVDFCAIMGRNPERTQARANEFNVRSYTGIDKMLANEKPDLVSVCLGNKDHYEPTMALIKAGVPLFVEKPLVFDMKEADALIEEAEKRKLFFALNFNHRWALPIEKAHQAIKEGKLGNIVYATWRFGGEGPECHQWENLIETQCHGFDMLEHLCGPIDSIAMHASDAANKGFSSYAISLHFSNAAVGGMTGSYDTSYAYPLTHFLEINGTKARITVEDTVKKYSFQEVGNETAEVWQAGYFNDKDRMFHYAFDKHFNDMLKAFRAGQEPPVNARMGRRALRLAKAAIESFEKNIIVKVTPEY
- a CDS encoding HAD family hydrolase, translated to MKHTKAILFDLDGTLIDSEICHYKCWNSLLALFGKHLEYDVYMKYYSGVALKVNAQKLIEKYRLDITLDEMAEKREAMMLDTFESEDIKQMPYADEIVAHFNQLNVPLVLVTSSSTAEVAVILKKIRIKNVFRHIITRNDVSHAKPHPEPYTRAIQLLGYKPQDCIVIEDTKTGIDSAKSAGITCIAVQPGFTKEFQSTCNADALFEHLKDVQQYISKNYVLESAFC